From a single Apostichopus japonicus isolate 1M-3 chromosome 12, ASM3797524v1, whole genome shotgun sequence genomic region:
- the LOC139976954 gene encoding uncharacterized protein isoform X1, with protein MKMSGSVQSSSLSVSFEGHGNDAFIYWGLMCAGHEQDTSEFKYANGVTGGSKSRVNFCKERFGTDDVTRQFILNRNMNIPGDVMYDSSQYFDFEHSNPVNATILAVKFLKTHPNIKDKVIKEALQRHHGAGNQDLQKPSKKENHVTPSHSMDDDDSDEISELNDDDLLNKFLSYLRENFDDEEKKLMIQQLLKDGGYQLDEDGDLDIGDFVFQSAPDDTDFGERQLFNDYSPLDHSKKNSVTSRQDKKNSYPQSLEDFYYNRRHHDDGAYRRPYQRERRKRNPEKERLNQQRDEYLHENIERLLEESQFLGRESSSTSNRRRRRHLGAHDADGVQRLISTGSLAPPLDAESVRRGDSIDVVFAVYWFYPSEDHLILPEEEDCIKQYMDNELQRMNPENQFYGLDHDGFINHVEDICLSSGNEEKMRKHTENLDPLNIYPFNLDAGILTVYRLRLKCDCDLSPSLNSSERRCAKMLPYHRQRWPAYLGRHTNSFFHQ; from the exons ATGAAGATGTCAGGCAGTGTTCAGAGTTCTTCCCTCTCCGTCAGTTTTGAGGGTCACGGCAATGATGCCTTCATCTACTGGGGGTTAATGTGTGCTGGACATGAACAAGACACTTCAGAGTTTAAATATGCGAATG GAGTCACTGGAGGAAGCAAAAGCAGAGTGAATTTCTGTAAAGAGAGATTTGGAACTGACGATGTGACCAGACAATTTATACTCAACCGGAACATGAATATTCCAGGAGATGTCATGTATGATTCAA GTCAGTACTTTGACTTTGAACATTCCAATCCAGTCAATGCTACCATCCTTGCTGTGAAGTTTCTAAAAACTCATCCAAACATTAAAGACAAAGTTATTAAGGAAGCTCTCCAAAGGCACCACGGAGCAGGCAATCAGGATTTGCAGAAACCGTCTAAGAAAGAG AATCATGTGACTCCTTCCCACTCGATGGATGACGACGATTCAGATGAGATTTCAGAATTGAATGATGACGACCTGTTGAATAAATTTCTAAGCTACCTCAGAGAGAACTTTGATGATGAGGAGAAGAAATTGATGATCCAACAACTTCTCAAAGATGGAGGTTATCAGTTAGATGAAGATGGTGACTTGGATATCGGCGATTTTGTGTTCCAGTCTGCTCCTGATGACACCGATTTTGGAGAACGGCAATTATTCAACGACTACAGTCCCCTGGATCATTCCAAGAAAAACAGTGTAACATCACGGCAGGATAAGAAAAACTCATATCCACAAAGCCTGGAGGATTTCTATTATAACAGACGTCACCATGACGATGGAGCATACAGACGACCATACCAAAGAGAGCGAAGAAAAAGAAATCCGGAGAAGGAACGGCTAAACCAGCAGAGAGACGAATATTTACACGAAAATATCGAAAGGTTATTAGAGGAATCTCAATTTCTCGGTAGAGAGTCTTCATCTACTTCGAACAGAAGAAGACGGAGACATCTAGGGGCACACGATGCTGATGGCGTACAGAGGCTGATATCCACGGGAAGTCTAGCCCCTCCACTTGATGCAGAATCTGTCAGACGTGGTGACTCTATAGATGTTGTTTTTGCTGTTTATTGGTTTTATCCATCAGAGGACCAT CTCATTCTTCCAGAAGAGGAAGActgtatcaaacaatatatGGATAATGAGTTACAGAGAATGAACCCAGAAA ATCAATTTTATGGTTTGGACCACGATGGATTCATCAATCATGTTGAAGATATTTGCTTAAGCAGTG GTAATGAAGAGAAGATGAGGAAACACACTGAGAATCTTGATCCTCTGAACATCTACCCATTCAACTTAGATGCCGGCATTTTGACAGTTTATCGTCTTCGATTGAAATGTGACTGTGACTTATCACCCAGTTTGAACTCATCAGAAAGAAGATGTGCGAAGATGTTACCATATCACAGACAAAGGTGGCCAGCGTACCTTGGAAGACATACAAACAGTTTCTTCCATCAATAA
- the LOC139976954 gene encoding uncharacterized protein isoform X2 has translation MSCMIQVRRNGQYFDFEHSNPVNATILAVKFLKTHPNIKDKVIKEALQRHHGAGNQDLQKPSKKENHVTPSHSMDDDDSDEISELNDDDLLNKFLSYLRENFDDEEKKLMIQQLLKDGGYQLDEDGDLDIGDFVFQSAPDDTDFGERQLFNDYSPLDHSKKNSVTSRQDKKNSYPQSLEDFYYNRRHHDDGAYRRPYQRERRKRNPEKERLNQQRDEYLHENIERLLEESQFLGRESSSTSNRRRRRHLGAHDADGVQRLISTGSLAPPLDAESVRRGDSIDVVFAVYWFYPSEDHLILPEEEDCIKQYMDNELQRMNPENQFYGLDHDGFINHVEDICLSSGNEEKMRKHTENLDPLNIYPFNLDAGILTVYRLRLKCDCDLSPSLNSSERRCAKMLPYHRQRWPAYLGRHTNSFFHQ, from the exons ATGTCATGTATGATTCAAGTAAGACGGAATG GTCAGTACTTTGACTTTGAACATTCCAATCCAGTCAATGCTACCATCCTTGCTGTGAAGTTTCTAAAAACTCATCCAAACATTAAAGACAAAGTTATTAAGGAAGCTCTCCAAAGGCACCACGGAGCAGGCAATCAGGATTTGCAGAAACCGTCTAAGAAAGAG AATCATGTGACTCCTTCCCACTCGATGGATGACGACGATTCAGATGAGATTTCAGAATTGAATGATGACGACCTGTTGAATAAATTTCTAAGCTACCTCAGAGAGAACTTTGATGATGAGGAGAAGAAATTGATGATCCAACAACTTCTCAAAGATGGAGGTTATCAGTTAGATGAAGATGGTGACTTGGATATCGGCGATTTTGTGTTCCAGTCTGCTCCTGATGACACCGATTTTGGAGAACGGCAATTATTCAACGACTACAGTCCCCTGGATCATTCCAAGAAAAACAGTGTAACATCACGGCAGGATAAGAAAAACTCATATCCACAAAGCCTGGAGGATTTCTATTATAACAGACGTCACCATGACGATGGAGCATACAGACGACCATACCAAAGAGAGCGAAGAAAAAGAAATCCGGAGAAGGAACGGCTAAACCAGCAGAGAGACGAATATTTACACGAAAATATCGAAAGGTTATTAGAGGAATCTCAATTTCTCGGTAGAGAGTCTTCATCTACTTCGAACAGAAGAAGACGGAGACATCTAGGGGCACACGATGCTGATGGCGTACAGAGGCTGATATCCACGGGAAGTCTAGCCCCTCCACTTGATGCAGAATCTGTCAGACGTGGTGACTCTATAGATGTTGTTTTTGCTGTTTATTGGTTTTATCCATCAGAGGACCAT CTCATTCTTCCAGAAGAGGAAGActgtatcaaacaatatatGGATAATGAGTTACAGAGAATGAACCCAGAAA ATCAATTTTATGGTTTGGACCACGATGGATTCATCAATCATGTTGAAGATATTTGCTTAAGCAGTG GTAATGAAGAGAAGATGAGGAAACACACTGAGAATCTTGATCCTCTGAACATCTACCCATTCAACTTAGATGCCGGCATTTTGACAGTTTATCGTCTTCGATTGAAATGTGACTGTGACTTATCACCCAGTTTGAACTCATCAGAAAGAAGATGTGCGAAGATGTTACCATATCACAGACAAAGGTGGCCAGCGTACCTTGGAAGACATACAAACAGTTTCTTCCATCAATAA